The Vicia villosa cultivar HV-30 ecotype Madison, WI unplaced genomic scaffold, Vvil1.0 ctg.000165F_1_1_2_unsc, whole genome shotgun sequence genome contains a region encoding:
- the LOC131624862 gene encoding uncharacterized protein LOC131624862, translated as MAQNSEFFLPPQFLTDDEKRFVDHLFTPSENDDVFNSFSTIEKDYINELTRRMANSSLHHQLALNNNSFKGSSPQSRQNDAVLNFNSYSNSQRARNDLLHADAGEADKVHRVNNDEAFYGFLPKKPSVFHSQNYPLSNSQKQLQLQLQIAQFEMLKKQWLKERDELARGCSIFPQRCNYQNVLGRGTNSETVFPGKVGLSPSAWPSVQKIGNNNKPVFPGNPNLKKERNGTGVFLPRVVDTESSRKKPVSRNVVVPDRVVHALNRKVDEGVIRGYMQQKNRFENGVALARNGSDDGFFHQKRNVKAQQTEVVNSEIQLPQEWTY; from the exons ATGGCTCAAAACTCTGAGTTCTTCCTCCCGCCTCAGTTTCTCACCGACGACGAAAAACGGTTCGTCGATCACCTCTTCACTCCCTCCGAAAACGACGACGTTTTCAACTCCTTTTCAACCATTGAGAAAGACTACATCAACGAGTTAACTCGTCGCATGGCCAACTCATCTCTCCATCACCAACTCGCTCTCAACAACAATTCTTTCAAG gGATCTTCACCACAATCAAGGCAAAACGACGCCGTTTTGAACTTCAACTCCTACTCGAACTCTCAGAGAGCAAGGAATGATCTGCTGCATGCGGATGCAGGAGAAGCCGATAAGGTTCATCGAGTTAACAACGATGAAGCTTTTTACGGCTTTCTCCCGAAAAAGCCCTCTGTATTTCACTCTCAGAATTATCCACTCTCGAACTCTCAGAAACAGTTACAGTTACAGCTTCAAATAGCACAA tttgAGATGTTGAAGAAGCAGTGGTTGAAGGAACGAGATGAACTCGCTCGTGGTTGTAGCATTTTTCCTCAGAGGTGTAATTACCAAAATGTCCTTGGAAGAGGAACGAACAGTGAAACGGTTTTTCCGGGAAAAGTTGGTTTGTCGCCATCTGCATGGCCTTCTGTGCAAAAGATTGGAAACAACAATAAACCCGTTTTTCctggaaaccctaatttgaaaaaggaaagaaacgGAACCGGAGTTTTTTTGCCTCGGGTTGTTGATACCGAGTCATCAAGAAAAAAACcag TGAGTAGAAATGTGGTTGTTCCTGATAGAGTTGTTCATGCATTGAATCGGAAAGTTGATGAAGGTGTGATTAGAGGTTACATGCAGCAGAAGAATCGCTTTGAAAATG gtGTTGCACTTGCAAGGAATGGGAGTGATGATGGCTTTTTTCATCAAAAGCGGAACGTGAAAGCACAGCAGACAGAGGTGGTGAACAGTGAGATTCAGCTA